From a single Actinomyces viscosus genomic region:
- a CDS encoding DUF4832 domain-containing protein has translation MLGRLRKGRRPRLGALIVALVAVVSLATGFRACNCSRAWTEVSAGATPEANPLKGMMPFAPSDASYSPGLPETAPPYTMEWLTLPVSDVVTGPGSYSWDRLEAHLNAIAARGHQAVLRFYVDYPGRTSGMPAYLLSSQAVPTHEYTVNGNAPGQSLAPDYNDPEMMSMLTGFISTLGQQYDGDPRLAFITHGLVGFWGEGHTFPMDGKVSGENPSGENWMPSTANQNTLIDTWDGAFQVTPTLARYPSAETAKRGVGYHDDSFGYATMDTADWHFLPLLKKAKADQAWQQYPIGGEVYPGIQECSVRNPGSCMASGSNGGTVDMAASIKATHASWLVDNWAFTTTLSGAERERAVQTSAETGYDLSVARWRMRNGKIEVQIANNGVAPFYYNWSVEAVAINTSSGAEVGRTTLSGDLRKIEVGKTQTFSGQLPADPAGENTILVRVVNPLESGQPLRFSSAGQDQTLPGYLTLGRTPTR, from the coding sequence ATGCTCGGCCGGCTCCGCAAGGGCCGACGTCCACGACTGGGCGCCCTCATCGTGGCGCTGGTCGCCGTCGTGTCCCTGGCCACCGGGTTCCGGGCCTGCAACTGCAGCCGGGCCTGGACCGAGGTCTCGGCGGGGGCCACGCCGGAGGCCAACCCGCTCAAGGGCATGATGCCCTTCGCGCCGTCGGACGCCTCCTACTCACCGGGCCTGCCCGAGACGGCCCCGCCCTACACGATGGAGTGGCTGACGCTGCCGGTCAGCGACGTCGTCACCGGTCCGGGCTCCTACTCGTGGGACAGGCTCGAGGCGCACCTCAACGCCATCGCCGCGCGCGGGCACCAGGCGGTGCTGCGTTTCTACGTCGACTACCCCGGCCGCACCAGCGGCATGCCGGCCTACCTGCTCAGCTCCCAGGCGGTCCCGACCCACGAGTACACGGTCAACGGCAACGCGCCGGGCCAGTCGCTCGCCCCGGACTACAACGACCCCGAGATGATGTCGATGCTCACCGGCTTCATCTCCACCCTGGGCCAGCAGTACGACGGCGATCCGCGCCTGGCCTTCATCACCCACGGCCTCGTCGGCTTCTGGGGCGAGGGGCACACCTTCCCGATGGACGGCAAGGTCTCCGGGGAGAACCCCTCCGGTGAGAACTGGATGCCGTCGACGGCGAACCAGAACACCCTCATCGACACCTGGGACGGCGCCTTCCAGGTGACGCCCACGCTGGCGCGCTACCCGTCCGCGGAGACAGCCAAGCGCGGGGTCGGCTACCACGACGACTCCTTCGGCTACGCGACCATGGACACCGCCGACTGGCACTTCCTGCCGCTGCTGAAGAAGGCGAAGGCGGACCAGGCCTGGCAGCAGTACCCGATCGGCGGCGAGGTCTACCCGGGCATCCAGGAGTGCTCGGTGCGCAACCCGGGCAGCTGCATGGCCTCGGGCTCCAACGGGGGCACGGTGGACATGGCCGCCTCCATCAAGGCCACGCACGCGAGCTGGCTGGTGGACAACTGGGCCTTCACGACGACGCTCAGCGGCGCCGAGCGCGAGCGCGCCGTGCAGACCTCCGCCGAGACCGGCTACGACCTGTCGGTGGCGCGCTGGCGGATGCGCAACGGCAAGATCGAGGTGCAGATCGCCAACAACGGGGTGGCTCCCTTCTACTACAACTGGAGCGTGGAGGCGGTGGCCATCAACACCTCCAGCGGCGCCGAGGTCGGGCGCACGACGCTCAGCGGCGACCTGCGCAAGATCGAGGTGGGCAAGACCCAGACCTTCTCCGGCCAGCTGCCGGCGGACCCGGCCGGCGAGAACACGATCCTGGTGCGCGTGGTCAACCCGCTGGAGTCGGGCCAGCCGCTGCGCTTCTCCAGCGCCGGCCAGGACCAGACGCTCCCCGGCTACCTCACCCTGGGCCGCACTCCGACCAGGTAG
- the serC gene encoding 3-phosphoserine/phosphohydroxythreonine transaminase, with protein MRVFNFSAGPAQLPLPVLEQAASELTSWGGSGMSVLEVSHRGADFVACAADAEATLRRLLSIPESYRVLFLQGGASAQFAGIPLNLTAPGDTVAYLNTGQWSAKAIKQAGAYELDVVVPADEAASSYTTTPEPGSFTVPEAARYLHYTPNETIGGVEFDYVPDAGDVPLVADFSSTILSRPIDVSRYGLIYAGAQKNMGPSGLAVVIVREDLLGHARPVTPTVLDYQKMADADSMLNTPPTFAIYLLGLIGHWIEDGGGLEAMAERNRVKAELLYGAIDASDFYANPVEKRSRSWMNVPFTLADPALDADFLAGAQAAGLTNLKGHRSVGGMRASIYNAMPIEGVRALIDYMTDFAARA; from the coding sequence GTGCGCGTCTTCAATTTCTCCGCCGGTCCCGCCCAGCTTCCCCTGCCCGTCCTCGAGCAGGCCGCCTCCGAGCTCACCAGCTGGGGCGGATCGGGAATGTCCGTTCTGGAGGTCTCCCACCGCGGGGCCGACTTCGTGGCCTGCGCGGCCGACGCCGAGGCCACCTTGCGCCGGCTCCTGTCCATCCCCGAGAGCTACCGCGTCCTCTTCCTCCAGGGCGGGGCCAGCGCCCAGTTCGCCGGCATCCCCCTCAACCTGACCGCCCCCGGTGACACGGTCGCCTACCTCAACACCGGCCAGTGGTCCGCCAAGGCCATCAAGCAGGCCGGCGCCTACGAGCTCGACGTCGTCGTGCCCGCCGACGAGGCCGCCTCCTCCTACACGACCACGCCCGAGCCCGGCTCCTTCACCGTGCCCGAGGCCGCCCGCTACCTGCACTACACGCCCAACGAGACCATCGGCGGCGTCGAGTTCGACTACGTGCCCGACGCCGGCGACGTCCCGCTCGTGGCCGACTTCTCCTCCACGATCCTCTCGCGGCCCATCGACGTGAGCCGCTACGGCCTCATCTACGCCGGCGCCCAGAAGAACATGGGCCCCTCGGGCCTGGCCGTCGTCATCGTGCGCGAGGACCTGCTGGGCCACGCCCGCCCGGTGACGCCCACCGTCCTGGACTACCAGAAGATGGCCGACGCCGACTCCATGCTCAACACGCCCCCCACCTTCGCCATCTACCTGCTGGGGCTCATCGGCCACTGGATCGAGGACGGCGGCGGCCTGGAGGCGATGGCCGAGCGCAACCGCGTCAAGGCCGAGCTCCTCTACGGTGCCATCGACGCCTCCGACTTCTACGCCAACCCGGTCGAGAAGCGCTCGCGCTCCTGGATGAACGTGCCCTTCACCCTGGCCGACCCCGCCCTCGACGCCGACTTCCTGGCCGGCGCCCAGGCCGCGGGCCTGACCAACCTCAAGGGCCACCGCTCCGTGGGCGGCATGCGCGCCTCCATCTACAACGCCATGCCGATCGAGGGCGTGCGCGCTCTCATCGACTACATGACCGACTTCGCCGCCCGGGCCTGA
- a CDS encoding phosphoglycerate dehydrogenase — MTTSSADHKFRIRTLNAISGAGLSRLPDELYEVSGSVERPDALLVRSAKLHDTPIDDSVLAVARAGAGTNNIPVDKLTERGVPVFNTPGANANAVKELVMAGLFIASRNLIPAARFAHTLEGDDAEIAKAVEAGKKQFVGFELPGRTLGVVGLGAIGVQVANAALGLGLNVVGFDPGISVEHAWHLSAEVERADSMEEVFRRADILTVHVPLIPATRGLVSTQRLALMKETAVLLNFARAEIVDTDAVVAALDEGMLRGYVCDFPSTQVHKHPKCISLPHLGASTKEAERNCAIMAADSLRGFLEDGQVHNSVNFPEAVMARQEGTHRFVIVNRNVPNMVGQVSTIVAQHGQNIANLLNKSRGELAVTLVDVEGEIEPKVLDELRAIDGVLSARGI; from the coding sequence GTGACCACCAGCAGCGCTGACCACAAGTTCCGCATCCGCACCCTCAACGCCATCTCCGGGGCCGGCCTGTCCCGCCTGCCCGACGAGCTCTACGAGGTCAGCGGAAGCGTTGAGAGGCCCGACGCCCTCCTGGTGCGCTCGGCCAAGCTCCACGACACCCCCATCGATGACTCCGTCCTGGCCGTGGCCCGCGCCGGCGCCGGCACGAACAACATCCCGGTGGACAAGCTGACCGAGCGCGGCGTGCCCGTGTTCAACACCCCCGGTGCCAACGCCAACGCCGTCAAGGAGCTGGTCATGGCGGGGCTGTTCATCGCCTCGCGCAACCTCATTCCGGCGGCCCGTTTCGCCCACACCCTCGAGGGCGACGACGCCGAGATCGCCAAGGCCGTCGAGGCCGGCAAGAAGCAGTTCGTCGGCTTCGAGCTGCCCGGCCGCACGCTCGGCGTCGTCGGGCTGGGAGCCATCGGTGTGCAGGTGGCCAATGCCGCCCTGGGGCTGGGGCTCAACGTCGTCGGCTTCGACCCGGGCATCTCCGTGGAGCACGCCTGGCACCTGAGCGCCGAGGTCGAGCGGGCCGACTCCATGGAGGAGGTCTTCCGCCGCGCCGACATCCTCACCGTCCACGTGCCCCTCATCCCCGCCACCCGCGGGCTGGTGAGCACCCAGCGCCTGGCCCTCATGAAGGAGACCGCGGTGCTGCTCAACTTCGCGCGCGCCGAGATCGTCGACACCGACGCCGTCGTGGCCGCCCTCGACGAGGGCATGCTGCGAGGCTACGTATGCGACTTCCCCTCCACGCAGGTCCACAAGCACCCCAAGTGCATCTCCCTGCCCCACCTGGGCGCCTCCACCAAGGAGGCCGAGCGCAACTGCGCCATCATGGCCGCCGACTCGCTGCGCGGCTTCCTCGAGGACGGCCAGGTGCACAACTCGGTCAACTTCCCCGAGGCCGTCATGGCGCGCCAGGAGGGGACGCACCGGTTCGTCATCGTCAACCGCAACGTGCCCAACATGGTCGGCCAGGTCTCCACGATCGTGGCCCAGCACGGACAGAACATCGCCAACCTGCTCAACAAGTCCCGCGGTGAGCTGGCGGTGACGCTGGTCGACGTCGAGGGCGAGATCGAGCCCAAGGTCCTCGACGAGCTGCGCGCGATCGACGGCGTCCTGTCCGCCCGCGGTATCTGA
- a CDS encoding Fic family protein, giving the protein MVPSIADVVIDLPAAVMAREAAAVAAVARFDAAAASALLPFTALLLRSESSASSRIERLTSSARRIVEEETFGGDRRGGNAALIVANARAMETATAAPWPPDLDSLLSMHRALLKDSDPTIAGRLRQEPVWIGGSDLSPADALFAPPHHSQVPAALKDLLSFMRRPDLPPLTKVALTHAQLETIHPFADGNGRTGRALTHVLLAGEGLSRTAPLPLSAVLLTDVDTYFRALDDYRSGSPLPIVELFINAAQRAAELGSWAGQELDAVQQQMQDRVSSRAGTPDRDLVRLLTSQPVVDVRGAAAALGVSEQAARRALERLEGSDVVQGYQVSRGRRAWRAQDVLDLMDEVAMGIGRRQPPASPTR; this is encoded by the coding sequence GTGGTGCCGTCCATCGCCGACGTCGTGATCGACCTTCCGGCCGCGGTCATGGCCCGTGAGGCGGCCGCCGTGGCCGCAGTGGCGCGCTTCGACGCGGCCGCCGCCTCCGCCCTCCTCCCGTTCACCGCACTGCTCCTGCGCAGTGAGTCGAGTGCGTCGTCGCGCATAGAGCGGCTCACGTCGTCGGCGCGGCGCATCGTGGAGGAGGAGACCTTCGGCGGTGACCGCAGGGGCGGTAACGCCGCTCTCATCGTGGCCAATGCCCGAGCGATGGAGACGGCCACCGCCGCGCCCTGGCCCCCTGACCTTGACTCACTTCTCTCGATGCACCGGGCTCTGCTCAAGGACTCGGACCCGACGATCGCGGGCAGGCTCCGCCAGGAGCCGGTGTGGATCGGGGGCTCGGACCTGTCGCCGGCGGACGCCCTGTTCGCCCCTCCCCATCACAGCCAGGTGCCGGCCGCACTGAAGGACCTGCTCTCCTTCATGCGACGCCCGGACCTGCCTCCGCTGACCAAGGTGGCACTGACGCACGCCCAGCTGGAGACGATCCACCCCTTCGCGGACGGCAACGGCCGCACCGGGCGAGCGCTCACTCACGTCCTGCTGGCGGGAGAGGGGCTGTCTCGCACCGCACCACTGCCGCTGTCGGCGGTCCTGCTGACGGACGTGGACACCTATTTCCGCGCTCTGGACGACTACCGGTCGGGCTCGCCGCTTCCCATAGTGGAGCTGTTCATCAACGCGGCGCAGCGCGCGGCGGAGCTCGGTTCCTGGGCGGGGCAGGAGCTCGACGCCGTGCAGCAGCAGATGCAGGACCGCGTGTCCTCGCGCGCCGGGACACCCGACCGCGATCTCGTCCGTCTGCTGACGTCCCAGCCGGTGGTGGACGTTCGCGGGGCGGCGGCTGCGCTGGGGGTGTCGGAGCAGGCGGCTCGGCGTGCCCTGGAGCGTCTGGAGGGCTCCGACGTCGTTCAGGGGTACCAGGTCTCCAGGGGCCGGCGCGCTTGGAGGGCGCAGGACGTCCTGGACCTCATGGATGAGGTCGCCATGGGGATCGGGCGCCGGCAGCCGCCGGCAAGCCCGACTCGTTAA
- a CDS encoding DUF4352 domain-containing protein has protein sequence MTSPVNPASPVPPSPAGAPAPGYPMPPAGMPLAEPKRSWFARHKILTGVGAFVGVCIVVSALNGGGGSGASSATTTPASQSVAGAASQETSGQDAAPAPAPEQAAQGDDAGKADSGKTESAASSLTFPGMQKDDVVGNAGDTIDDDGVQVTATPVAAGDATLGPTACSTITITNTSKNTLDVNALDFTLQDPAGAISNTGLLGSSNHLSASKLIAGGSVSGDVCFSTDVSAGGQYVLLYKPTLSLFGHRRAWVNNL, from the coding sequence ATGACCAGCCCCGTCAACCCTGCCAGCCCAGTCCCTCCCTCGCCCGCCGGCGCTCCCGCTCCGGGCTACCCCATGCCGCCCGCGGGCATGCCTCTTGCCGAGCCGAAGCGCTCCTGGTTCGCCCGCCACAAGATCCTCACCGGCGTCGGTGCCTTCGTCGGCGTGTGCATCGTCGTCTCGGCGCTCAACGGTGGCGGGGGCTCGGGAGCCTCCAGCGCCACCACCACACCTGCCTCCCAGTCCGTCGCCGGCGCGGCCTCCCAGGAGACCTCGGGCCAGGACGCCGCCCCCGCACCGGCCCCGGAGCAGGCGGCCCAGGGTGACGACGCGGGCAAGGCGGATTCCGGCAAGACCGAGTCGGCCGCCTCCAGTCTGACCTTCCCGGGTATGCAGAAGGACGACGTCGTCGGCAATGCCGGTGACACGATCGACGACGACGGCGTCCAGGTGACCGCCACACCCGTGGCCGCGGGTGACGCCACCTTGGGCCCGACCGCCTGCTCCACCATCACGATCACCAACACCTCCAAGAACACCCTGGATGTCAACGCCCTGGACTTCACGTTGCAGGATCCGGCCGGGGCGATCAGCAACACCGGGTTGCTCGGTTCAAGCAACCACCTGTCGGCCTCCAAGCTCATTGCGGGAGGCTCGGTCAGCGGCGACGTCTGCTTCAGCACCGACGTGTCGGCCGGGGGCCAGTACGTGCTGCTCTACAAGCCCACGCTCTCGCTGTTCGGACACCGCCGGGCCTGGGTCAACAACCTCTGA